A single window of Silurus meridionalis isolate SWU-2019-XX chromosome 11, ASM1480568v1, whole genome shotgun sequence DNA harbors:
- the LOC124393120 gene encoding mucin-12-like isoform X13, with protein sequence MWCCKRLWLLLIALVHILDVRALGVWNRRPAQDWYSVDVKMGLDQTQGSSFLPDGGHNSTARRDESKANAGALQNSVVSHAGLSSSDALGTGFSGQSENIFNTIQGFQTQNVGLCAQSTSDQDVPTPEIQTSHGVQSFGMSNHQGLPSPCGGSQTGPAFIVTQQTSENAMSSGSMLGTSSFTNGYQTQGLTGYGLFQGLVSQFGSSQTQPGTNQLSFAPASTVTQQVTDSATTGGSSSFSIPSSPSGSQSPSAYWLSLGLSSPYGGFQTQPGTNQLGSVPASTVTQQVTDSATTGGSPSGSQSSTGYGLFQGLVSQFGSSQTQPGTNQLSSAPASTVTQQVTDSATTGGSPSGSQSSTGYGLFQGLVSQFGSSQTQPGTNQLSSAPASTVTQQVTDSATTGGSSSFSIPSSPSGSQSPSAYWLSLGLSSPYGGFQTQPGTNQLGSVPASTVTQQVTDSATTGGSPSGSQSSTGYGLFQGLVSQFGSSQTQPGTNQLSSAPASTVTQQVTDSATTGGSPSGSQSPSAYWLSLGLSSPYGGFQTQPGTNQLGSVPASTVTQQVTDSATTGDSPSGSQSSTGYGLFQGLVSQFGSSQTQPGTNQLSSAPASTVTQQVTDSATTGGSPSGSQSSTGYGLFQGLVSQFGSSQTQPGTNQLSSAPASTVTQQVTDSATTGGSSSFSIPSSPSGSQSPSAYWLSLGLSSPYGGFQTQPGTNQLSFAPASTVTQQVTDSATTGGSPSGSQSPSAYWLSLGLSSPYGGFQTQPGTNQLSSAPASTVTQQVTDSATTGGSPSGSQSSTGYGLFQGLVSQFGSSQTQPGTNQLSSAPASTVTQQVTDSATTGGSSSFSIPSSPSGSQSPSAYWLSLGLSSPYVGFQTQPGTNQLGSVPASTVTQQVTDSAPTGGSPSGSQSSTGYGLFQGLVSQFGSSQTQPGTNQLSSAPALTVTQQSAETGPSISPPVSVSSSLSGSQSPSAYWLSLGLSSPYGGFQTQPGTNQLASVPASTVTQQVTDSATTGGSSSFSISSSPSGSQSSTGYGLFQGLVNQFGSTQTQPGTNQLSSAPASTVTQQSAETGPSISPPVSLSSSLSGSHSPSAYWLSLGLSSPYGGFQTQPGTNQLSSAPASTVTQQVTDSATTGGSPSGSQSSTGYGLFQGLSSHDGGFQTQPGTNQLSSAPASTVTQQVTDSATTGGSSSFSIPSSPSGSQSSTGYGLFQGLVSQFGSSQTQQGTNQLSSAPASTVTQQSAESGPSISPPVSLSSSLSGSQSPSAYWLSLGLSSPFGGFQTQPGTNQLGSVPASTVTQQVTDSAPTGGSPSGSQSSTGYGLFQGLVSQFGSSQTQPGTNQLSFAPASTVTQQVTDSATTGGSSSFSIPSSPSGSQSPSAYWLSLGLSSPYGGFQTQPGTNQLGSVPASTVTQQVTDSATTGDSPSGSQSSTGYGLFQGLVSQFGSSQTQPGTNQLSSAPALTVTQQVTDSATTGGSPSGSQSPSAYWLSLGLSSPYGGFQTQPGTNQLGSVPASTVTQQVTDSATTGGSSSFSIPSSPSGSQSPSAYWLSLGLSSPYGGFQTQPGTNQLGSVPASTVTQQVTDSATTGDSPSGSQSSTGYGLFQGLVSQFGSSQTQPGTNQLSSAPASTVTQQVTDSATTGGSPSGSQSSTGYGLFQGLVSQFGSSQTQPGTNQLSFAPASTVTQQVTDSATTGGSSSFSIPSSPSGSQSSTGYGLFQGLVSQFGSSQTQPGTNQLSSAPASTVTQQVTDSATTGGSSSFSIPSSPSGSQSPSAYWLSLGLSSPYGGFQTQPGTNQLGSVPASTVTQQVTDSATTGGSPSGSQSPSAYWLSLGLSSPYGGFQTQPGTNQLGSVPASTVTQQVTDSATTGGSPSGSQSSTGYGLFQGLVSQFGSSQTQPGTNQLSFAPASTVTQQVTDSATTGGSSSFSIPSSPSGSQSPSAYWLSLGLSSPYGGFQTQPGTNQLGSVPASTVTQQVTDSATTGGSPSGSQSSTGYGLFQGLVSQFGSSQTQPGTNQLSSAPASTVTQQVTDSATTGGSPSGSQSSTGYGLFQGLVSQFGSSQTQPGTNQLSSAPASTVTQQVTDSATTGGSPSGSQSSTGYGLFQGLVSQFGSSQTQPGTNQLSSAPASTVTQQVTDSATTGGSSSFSIPSSPSGSQSPSAYWLSLGLSSPYGGFQTQPGTNQLSSAPASTVTQQVTDSATTGGSSSFSIPSSPSGSQSSTGYGLFQGLSSPYGGFQTQPGTNQLSSAPASTVTQQVTDSATTGGSPSGSQSSTGYGLFQGLSSHDGGFQTQPGTNQLSSAPASTVTQQVTDSATTGGSSSFSIPSSPSGSQSSTGYGLFQGLVSQFGSSQTQQGTNQLSSAPASTVTQQSAESGPSISPPVSLSSSLSGSQSPSAYWLSLGLSSPFGGFQTQPGTNQLGSVPASTVTQQVTDSATTGGSSSFSISSSPSGSQSSTGYGLFQGLVNQFGSTQTQPGTNQLSSAPASTVTQQSAETGPSISPPVSLSSSLSGSQSSTGYGLFQGLSSHDGGFQTQPGTNQLSSAPASTVTQQVTDSSTTGGSSSFSIPSSPSGSQSPSAYWLSLGLSSPYGGFQTQPGTNQLGSVPASTVTQQVTDSGTTGGSPSGSQSSSGYGLFQGLVSQSGSSQTQPGTNQLSSVPALTVTQQSVESGPSISPPVSLSSSLSGSQSPSAYWLSLGLSSPYGGFQTQQGTNQLSSAPASTVTQQVTGSATTGGSPSGSQSSTGYGLSQQGTNYLGSVTALTSSSASSAFQSQTLSQEQSHNVQQLGTFNQMLPAFWFGHQSCKNNVFSGSSNISKLTSH encoded by the exons ATGTGGTGCTGCAAAAG GCTCTGGTTACTCTTAATTGCTTTAGTTCACATACTGGATGTAAGGGCACTTGGAG TGTGGAACAGAAGGCCTGCACAGGATTGGTACAGTGTTGATGTAAAGATGGGTCTTGATCAGACTCAAGGAAGCAGTTTCCTTCCTGATGGTGGCCACAACTCCACAGCCAGGAGGGATGAAAGTAAAGCCAATGCTGGAGCTTTGCAAAATAGTGTAGTCTCTCATGCAGGCTTATCTTCATCAGATGCCCTGGGAACTGGATTTTCTGGTCAGTCAGAGAATATATTTAACACCATTCAAGGCTTCCAAACTCAGAATGTTGGTTTGTGTGCTCAATCCACATCTGATCAGGATGTTCCAACCCCTGAGATTCAGACCAGCCATGGGGTTCAATCTTTTGGCATGTCAAACCATCAAGGGCTTCCAAGCCCATGTGGTGGTAGTCAAACAGGCCCTGCCTTTATTGTGACTCAGCAGACCTCAGAAAATGCAATGTCCAGTGGTTCAATGCTTGGTACATCAAGCTTTACCAATGGTTATCAAACCCAAGGCTTGACTGGCTATGGACTGTTTCAAGGGCTTGTGAGCCAGTTTGGTAGTTCCCagacacagccaggcacaaatcaaCTGAGTTTTGCTCCTGCTTCAACTGTGACCCAGCAGGTAACTGACAGTGCTACAACAGGAGGCTCCTCTAGTTTCAGCATCCCAAGCTCtcctagtggttctcaaagccCCTCTGCCTATTGGCTTTCCCTAGGCCTTTCCAGCCCATATGGTGGTTTCCagacacagccaggcacaaatcaaCTGGGCTCTGTTCCTGCTTCAACTGTGACCCAGCAGGTAACTGACAGTGCTACAACAGGAGGCTCtcctagtggttctcaaagctcAACTGGCTATGGACTGTTTCAAGGACTTGTGAGCCAGTTTGGTAGTTCCCagacacagccaggcacaaatcaactgagttctgctcctgcttcaactgtgacccagcaggtaactgacagtgctacaacaggaggctctcctagtggttctcaaagctcAACTGGTTATGGACTGTTTCAAGGACTTGTGAGCCAGTTTGGTAGTTCCCagacacagccaggcacaaatcaaCTGAGTTCTGCTCCTGCTTCAACTGTGACCCAGCAGGTAACTGACAGTGCTACAACAGGAGGCTCCTCTAGTTTCAGCATCCCAAGCTCtcctagtggttctcaaagccCCTCTGCCTATTGGCTTTCCCTAGGCCTTTCCAGCCCATATGGTGGTTTCCagacacagccaggcacaaatcaaCTGGGCTCTGTTCCTGCTTCAACTGTGACCCAGCAGGTAACTGACAGTGCTACAACAGGAGGCTCtcctagtggttctcaaagctcAACTGGCTATGGACTGTTTCAAGGACTTGTGAGCCAGTTTGGTAGTTCCCagacacagccaggcacaaatcaactgagttctgctcctgcttcaactgtgacccagcaggtaactgacagtgctacaacaggaggctctcctagtggttctcaaagccCCTCTGCCTATTGGCTTTCCCTAGGCCTTTCCAGCCCTTATGGTGGTTTCCagacacagccaggcacaaatcaaCTGGGCTCTGTTCCTGCTTCAACTGTGACCCAGCAGGTAACTGACAGTGCTACAACAGGAGACTCtcctagtggttctcaaagctcAACTGGCTATGGACTGTTTCAAGGACTTGTGAGCCAGTTTGGTAGTTCCCagacacagccaggcacaaatcaactgagttctgctcctgcttcaactgtgacccagcaggtaactgacagtgctacaacaggaggctctcctagtggttctcaaagctcAACTGGTTATGGACTGTTTCAAGGACTTGTGAGCCAGTTTGGTAGTTCCCagacacagccaggcacaaatcaaCTGAGTTCTGCTCCTGCTTCAACTGTGACCCAGCAGGTAACTGACAGTGCTACAACAGGAG GCTCCTCTAGTTTCAGCATCCCAAGCTCtcctagtggttctcaaagccCCTCTGCCTATTGGCTTTCCCTAGGCCTTTCCAGCCCATATGGTGGCTTCCagacacagccaggcacaaatcaactgagttttgctcctgcttcaactgtgacccagcaggtaactgacagtgctacaacaggaggctctcctagtggttctcaaagccCCTCTGCCTATTGGCTTTCCCTAGGCCTTTCCAGCCCTTATGGTGGTTTCCagacacagccag gcacaaatcaaCTGAGTTCTGCTCCTGCTTCAACTGTGACCCAGCAGGTAACTGACAGTGCTACAACAGGAG GCTCtcctagtggttctcaaagctcAACTGGTTATGGACTGTTTCAAGGACTTGTGAGCCAGTTTGGTAGTTCCCagacacagccaggcacaaatcaactgagttctgctcctgcttcaactgtgacccagcaggtaactgacagtgctacaacaggag GCTCCTCTAGTTTCAGCATCCCAAGCTCtcctagtggttctcaaagccCCTCTGCCTATTGGCTTTCCCTAGGCCTTTCCAGCCCTTATGTTGGTTTCCAGACACAGCCAGGAACAAATCAACTGGGCTCTGTTCCTGCTTCAACTGTGACCCAGCAGGTAACTGACAGTGCTCCAACAGGAGGCTCtcctagtggttctcaaagctcAACTGGCTATGGACTGTTTCAAGGACTTGTGAGCCAGTTTGGTAGTTCCCagacacagccaggcacaaatcaaCTGAGTTCTGCTCCTGCTTTAACTGTGACCCAACAGTCTGCTGAGACTGGACCATCCATTAGCCCTCCTGTTTCAGTGTCCTCCAGTTTGAGTGGTTCTCAAAGCCCCTCTGCCTATTGGCTTTCCCTAGGCCTTTCCAGCCCATATGGTGGTTTCCagacacagccaggcacaaatcaaCTGGCCTCTGTTCCTGCTTCAACTGTGACCCAGCAGGTAACTGACAGTGCTACAACAGGAGGCTCCTCTAGTTTCAGCATCTCCAGCTCtcctagtggttctcaaagctcAACTGGCTATGGACTGTTTCAAGGACTTGTGAACCAGTTTGGTAGTACCCagacacagccaggcacaaatcaaCTGAGTTCTGCTCCTGCTTCAACTGTGACCCAACAGTCTGCTGAGACTGGACCATCCATTAGCCCTCCTGTTTCATTGTCCTCCAGTTTGAGTGGTTCTCACAGCCCCTCTGCCTATTGGCTTTCCCTAGGCCTTTCCAGCCCATATGGTGGTTTCCagacacagccaggcacaaatcaactgagttctgctcctgcttcaactgtgacccagcaggtaactgacagtgctacaacaggaggctctcctagtggttctcaaagctcAACTGGCTATGGACTGTTTCAAGGACTTTCCAGCCATGATGGTGGTTTCCagacacagccaggcacaaatcaaCTGAGTTCTGCTCCTGCTTCAACTGTGACCCAGCAGGTAACTGACAGTGCTACAACAGGAGGCTCCTCTAGTTTCAGCATCCCAAGCTCtcctagtggttctcaaagctcAACTGGCTATGGACTGTTTCAAGGACTTGTGAGCCAGTTTGGTAGTTCCCAGACACAGCAAGGCACAAATCAACTGAGTTCTGCTCCTGCTTCAACTGTAACCCAACAGTCTGCTGAGAGTGGACCATCCATTAGCCCTCCTGTTTCATTGTCCTCCAGTTTGAGTGGGTCTCAAAGCCCCTCTGCCTATTGGCTTTCCCTAGGCCTTTCCAGCCCATTTGGTGGTTTCCAGACACAGCCAGGAACAAATCAACTGGGCTCTGTTCCTGCTTCAACTGTGACCCAGCAGGTAACTGACAGTGCTCCAACAGGAGGCTCtcctagtggttctcaaagctcAACTGGCTATGGACTGTTTCAAGGACTTGTGAGCCAGTTTGGTAGTTCCCagacacagccaggcacaaatcaaCTGAGTTTTGCTCCTGCTTCAACTGTGACCCAGCAGGTAACTGACAGTGCTACAACAGGAGGCTCCTCTAGTTTCAGCATCCCAA gctctcctagtggttctcaaagccCCTCTGCCTATTGGCTTTCCCTAGGCCTTTCCAGCCCTTATGGTGGTTTCCagacacagccaggcacaaatcaaCTGGGCTCTGTTCCTGCTTCAACTGTGACCCAGCAGGTAACTGACAGTGCTACAACAGGAGACTCtcctagtggttctcaaagctcAACTGGCTATGGACTGTTTCAAGGACTTGTGAGCCAGTTTGGTAGTTCCCagacacagccaggcacaaatcaactgagttctgctcctgctttaactgtgacccagcaggtaactgacagtgctacaacaggaggctctcctagtggttctcaaagccCCTCTGCCTATTGGCTTTCCCTAGGCCTTTCCAGCCCTTATGGTGGTTTCCagacacagccaggcacaaatcaaCTGGGCTCTGTTCCTGCTTCAACTGTGACCCAGCAGGTAACTGACAGTGCTACAACAGGAG GCTCCTCTAGTTTCAGCATCCCAA gctctcctagtggttctcaaagccCCTCTGCCTATTGGCTTTCCCTAGGCCTTTCCAGCCCTTATGGTGGTTTCCagacacagccaggcacaaatcaaCTGGGCTCTGTTCCTGCTTCAACTGTGACCCAGCAGGTAACTGACAGTGCTACAACAGGAGACTCtcctagtggttctcaaagctcAACTGGCTATGGACTGTTTCAAGGACTTGTGAGCCAGTTTGGTAGTTCCCagacacagccag gcacaaatcaactgagttctgctcctgcttcaactgtgacccagcaggtaactgacagtgctacaacaggaggctctcctagtggttctcaaagctcAACTGGTTATGGACTGTTTCAAGGACTTGTGAGCCAGTTTGGTAGTTCCCagacacagccaggcacaaatcaaCTGAGTTTTGCTCCTGCTTCAACTGTGACCCAGCAGGTAACTGACAGTGCTACAACAGGAGGCTCCTCTAGTTTCAGCATCCCAA GCTCtcctagtggttctcaaagctcAACTGGCTATGGACTGTTTCAAGGACTTGTGAGCCAGTTTGGTAGTTCCCagacacagccaggcacaaatcaactgagttctgctcctgcttcaactgtgacccagcaggtaactgacagtgctacaacaggag GCTCCTCTAGTTTCAGCATCCCAAGCTCtcctagtggttctcaaagccCCTCTGCCTATTGGCTTTCCCTAGGCCTTTCCAGCCCATATGGTGGTTTCCagacacagccaggcacaaatcaaCTGGGCTCTGTTCCTGCTTCAACTGTGACCCAGCAGGTAACTGACAGTGCTACAACAGGAG gctctcctagtggttctcaaagccCCTCTGCCTATTGGCTTTCCCTAGGCCTTTCCAGCCCTTATGGTGGTTTCCagacacagccaggcacaaatcaaCTGGGCTCTGTTCCTGCTTCAACTGTGACCCAGCAGGTAACTGACAGTGCTACAACAGGAGGCTCtcctagtggttctcaaagctcAACTGGCTATGGACTGTTTCAAGGACTTGTGAGCCAGTTTGGTAGTTCCCagacacagccaggcacaaatcaaCTGAGTTTTGCTCCTGCTTCAACTGTGACCCAGCAGGTAACTGACAGTGCTACAACAGGAGGCTCCTCTAGTTTCAGCATCCCAAGCTCtcctagtggttctcaaagccCCTCTGCCTATTGGCTTTCCCTAGGCCTTTCCAGCCCATATGGTGGTTTCCagacacagccaggcacaaatcaaCTGGGCTCTGTTCCTGCTTCAACTGTGACCCAGCAGGTAACTGACAGTGCTACAACAGGAGGCTCtcctagtggttctcaaagctcAACTGGCTATGGACTGTTTCAAGGACTTGTGAGCCAGTTTGGTAGTTCCCagacacagccaggcacaaatcaactgagttctgctcctgcttcaactgtgacccagcaggtaactgacagtgctacaacaggaggctctcctagtggttctcaaagctcAACTGGTTATGGACTGTTTCAAGGACTTGTGAGCCAGTTTGGTAGTTCCCagacacagccaggcacaaatcaaCTGAGTTCTGCTCCTGCTTCAACTGTGACCCAGCAGGTAACTGACAGTGCTACAACAGGAG GCTCtcctagtggttctcaaagctcAACTGGTTATGGACTGTTTCAAGGACTTGTGAGCCAGTTTGGTAGTTCCCagacacagccaggcacaaatcaactgagttctgctcctgcttcaactgtgacccagcaggtaactgacagtgctacaacaggag GCTCCTCTAGTTTCAGCATCCCAAGCTCtcctagtggttctcaaagccCCTCTGCCTATTGGCTTTCCCTAG GCCTTTCCAGCCCATATGGTGGTTTCCagacacagccaggcacaaatcaaCTGAGTTCTGCTCCTGCTTCAACTGTGACCCAGCAGGTAACTGACAGTGCTACAACAGGAGGCTCCTCTAGTTTCAGCATCCCAAGCTCtcctagtg GTTCTCAAAGCTCAACTGGCTATGGACTGTTTCAAGGACTTTCCAGCCCATATGGTGGTTTCCagacacagccaggcacaaatcaactgagttctgctcctgcttcaactgtgacccagcaggtaactgacagtgctacaacaggaggctctcctagtggttctcaaagctcAACTGGCTATGGACTGTTTCAAGGACTTTCCAGCCATGATGGTGGTTTCCagacacagccaggcacaaatcaaCTGAGTTCTGCTCCTGCTTCAACTGTGACCCAGCAGGTAACTGACAGTGCTACAACAGGAG GCTCCTCTAGTTTCAGCATCCCAAGCTCtcctagtggttctcaaagctcAACTGGCTATGGACTGTTTCAAGGACTTGTGAGCCAGTTTGGTAGTTCCCAGACACAGCAAGGCACAAATCAACTGAGTTCTGCTCCTGCTTCAACTGTAACCCAACAGTCTGCTGAGAGTGGACCATCCATTAGCCCTCCTGTTTCATTGTCCTCCAGTTTGAGTGGGTCTCAAAGCCCCTCTGCCTATTGGCTTTCCCTAGGCCTTTCCAGCCCATTTGGTGGTTTCCAGACACAGCCAGGAACAAATCAACTGGGCTCTGTTCCTGCTTCAACTGTGACCCAGCAGGTAACTGACAGTGCTACAACAGGAG GCTCCTCTAGTTTCAGCATCTCCAGCTCtcctagtggttctcaaagctcAACTGGCTATGGACTGTTTCAAGGACTTGTGAACCAGTTTGGTAGTACCCagacacagccaggcacaaatcaaCTGAGTTCTGCTCCTGCTTCAACTGTGACCCAACAGTCTGCTGAGACTGGACCATCCATTAGCCCTCCTGTTTCATTGTCCTCCAGTTTGAGTGGTTCTCAAAGCTCAACTGGCTATGGACTGTTTCAAGGACTTTCCAGCCATGATGGTGGTTTCCagacacagccaggcacaaatcaaCTGAGTTCTGCTCCTGCTTCAACTGTGACCCAGCAGGTAACTGACAGTTCTACAACAGGTGGGTCCTCTAGTTTCAGCATCCCAAGCTCtcctagtggttctcaaagccCCTCTGCCTATTGGCTTTCCCTAGGCCTTTCCAGCCCATATGGTGGTTTCCagacacagccaggcacaaatcaaCTGGGCTCTGTTCCTGCTTCAACTGTAACCCAGCAGGTAACTGACAGTGGTACAACAGGAGGCTCtcctagtggttctcaaagctcATCTGGCTATGGACTGTTTCAAGGACTTGTGAGCCAGTCTGGTAGTTCCCagacacagccaggcacaaatcaaCTGAGTTCTGTTCCTGCTTTAACTGTGACCCAACAGTCTGTTGAGAGTGGACCATCCATTAGCCCTCCTGTTTCATTGTCCTCCAGTTTGAGTGGTTCTCAAAGCCCCTCTGCCTATTGGCTTTCCCTAGGCCTTTCCAGCCCATATGGTGGTTTCCAGACACAGCAAGGCACAAATCAACTGAGTTCTGCTCCTGCTTCAACTGTGACCCAGCAGGTAACTGGCAGTGCTACAACAGGAGGCTCtcctagtggttctcaaagctcAACTGGCTATGGACTGTCACAGCAAGGCACAAATTATTTGGGCTCTGTTACTGCTTTAACTAGTAGCTCTGCTTCCAGTGCATTTCAAAGCCAAACTTTGTCTCAAGAACAGAGCCATAATGTACAGCAACTTGGGACCTTCAATCAGATGCTTCCTGCTTTTTGGTTTGGCCACCAGTCTTGTAAAAATAACGTGTTCAGTGGTTCTTCCAATATTTCCAAGCTTACCTCACATTAA